The DNA sequence CTGAAAAGTAACGGGCTTTTTTACGTCTGTACGGGGTACTAGCCTGAACATCAGTCGCTGGACATGAATGCTGTAAGCCCCATTTCTGACTACCAGGTGAGTAGGGGATAGTTTTTTTAGATGGGCCGGTCAGTGGGTGCCGAAAGCGGATCTGTTTCATGGCGCTCCCGTGAAAGAGTTTTCGAATAATTCACTAGTTTTCTGCTTATTTTTGACCAACCCTTACAGCCCTATGCCTCCAGCGGGAGGTGCCCGATTTCACCAGCTATATGAATCAACTTTTAGATTTTTTACGGCGGCTGACCGACACCAGCGACTGGCCTCCCCGTTGGTATTGTGGTAACTGGACCGATTTTCACGGGTGGCTTTATATCGTCTCTGACCTGACCATCTGGCTGGCCTACATGGCTATTCCCCTTATACTGATCCGGTTCGTTATTTTGAAGAAAGGGGTTCCTCTACCGAGTGTTTTCATTCTGTTTGGGGCATTTATCCTCCTTTGCGGAGCAACGCACCTTGTCGATGCGCTCATGTTCTGGTGGCCAGCCTACCGATTCAATGCCCTCATCCGGTTCCTGACCGGTGTGGTGTCGGTGGCTACGGTTGTCGCACTGATCCGGTATTTTAAAGAAGCAGTGGGGCTGCGTACGTCCCGAGAGTTTGAGCGGGAACTCCTGTTCCGGCAACAGGCAGTTCAGGAACTGAGCCGATCTAACCAGGAACTTCAGCAGTTTGCCTACGTAGCATCCCACGACCTGCAGTCGCCCCTCAAAACCATCGTTAATTACCTGACGCTGCTGGAAAGTAGATACGGGCATCAGCTGGACCCCGATGGTCATAAGCTGATCGACACGTCGACGGCTGCGGCCGGCCGTATGCGTACACTCATTAACGACCTGCTCGATTTCTCCCGGGTAGGCTCCGTGGCGGAGTTTGAGCCGGTCGATCTGAACAGCCTGATTGCTGAGATCATCGAAGAGCACCAGGACGATATTCGGTCGGCCAATGCGACTTTGGATATAGGCCCGCTGCCTACCCTGACGGCGCATCGAACGGATCTGAAGCAGGTGTTTCAAAACCTGATAACCAACGGCCTCAAATACCGTCGTCCCGACGTTGATACCCGGCTGCGAATCTCCGCAACCGACCTGGGAGCGCAGTACCAGTTTAGCGTGGCCGACAATGGCATTGGTATCGAACCTCAGTACTACGAGCGGGTTTTCCAGATCTTCCAGCGCCTGCATGGCCGCGGCCATTATCCCGGTACGGGTATAGGGCTTGCCACCTGCAAAAAAGTTATTGACATCTACGGAGGCAAAATCTGGGTCGCTAGTGAGCCTAATGTTGGTTCAACCTTTTACCTAACCATACCTAAAAAAATTAAAACGGTTCAACATTATGCCGAAACCGATCAGTTGCATCCTGTTAATTGACGACGATCCCGACGATAATTTCTTTCACCGGATTGTTATAGAGGAATCAGGTTTGTGTAGTACGGTACGGGTGGCCGAAAATGGCCGCGATGCGCTGGCGTACCTCACGGGGACTGATCAGGCGGAGTATGTACGACCCGATGTCATCTTTCTGGACATCAACATGCCGGGAATGAATGGGTTCGAGTTTCTAGTCCAGTACCAGAAGCTGACCGAAGATCAGAAAAGCCGTTTGGTATTACTTATGTTGACAACCTCACTGAGTATAACCGACCAGCAACAGGCCGCTCTGTCGGGCGAAGTGGCTGGATACTATACCAAACCGCTGACAACGGCGATCATTGCGGAAATTGTTGAAAAGCACTTTGGGTAAACCAGTATGACCATCTGCCTGCCATCGCCGGTCGGGCTCGTCCGCATTACCGGTACTGAAACCGGCGTGACGGCCATTACGTGTCTGAACGAACCCGACCCGGCGGTTGCGCATGCCGGGCCGGTAGCCGATCCTGTACAGCGGGCGTTTGACCAGCTGGCCGACTACTTTGCCGGCACACGCCAGGTCTTCGATTTTCCCCTGGCTCCCGTGGGTACTACCTTCCAGCAGTCGGTCTGGAAGGCTTTACTGACTATCCCGTTCGGAACGACTCTGTCTTATCGGACATTAGCCCGGCAACTGGGCGATGAGAAAGCCATCCGGGCGGTAGCCGCTGCCAACGGGCGAAATCCGCTGGCCATAGTCATTCCCTGCCACCGGGTTATCGGGTCCGATGGTTCACTGACGGGCTACGCGGGTGGCCTGTGGCGCAAGCAGTGGCTGCTTGAACATGAAGACGCCCTGCCGGGGTACAAAACCGGTCAGATGCGCCTATTCTGAGTCTATTGATTTTGGTCGTCCGAACCGTCTGGGTGCGGGCAATCCTATACGCTATGTCTTTTTCGCTACGTCTGTTGCTTTTTGCTGGAAGTGTCTTGCTGGTCAATGCCTGCGCACCTCGCTATCACGGGCCGGTCACGAACCATTTCACCGGCAAAAAATTTATTAACCCCGGTAGTACCGAACGGACATCGGGCAGCGTACTGGAATGGCTGCTGCACCGCGATAAGGGACCCTGGCCCGAACAACCCGATGCGTACGTTGGAGCCAAACCGGCGAAGCGGGTGGAGGGCGATAGTCTGGTCGTTACGTTTGTGAACCACTCAACTTTTTTGATTCAGACCAATGGGCTCAACATCCTGACCGATCCGGTCTGGTCGGACCGGGTAGGGCCTACGTCGTGGCTGGGTGTCAAACGCCGTCGTCCCCCAGGACTGCGGTTTGCCGACCTTCCCCCCATTGATGTCGTCCTGTTAAGCCACTGCCATTACGATCACCTCGATTTACCAACGCTTCGCCAGCTCGTGAAAGCAACTGACCCGCTATTTGTGACGCCACTGGGTGTTTCCTATCTGGTAAAACGGGCGGGCGGCCGCGTAACGCGCGAACTGGACTGGAACGACACGTTGCGGATAAATGACAAGTTGCGTTTAACCTGTACGGAAGCCCGGCATTTCAGTAACCGCGGGCTAGGCGACCGTGACAAAACGCTTTGGGCCGGGTATCTGCTTCACATGAGCTACGGCACCCTGTATTTCTGTGGAGATAGCGGCTACGGAGCCCATTTTAGCCGAATCGGTGAGCAGGCTCGACAGTCATCGTCCGGTCCCATAAAGCTGGCTTTGCTGCCCATTGGGTCGTACCGACCGGAGTGGTTCATGGCCCCCGTTCACGTTTCCCCCGCGAGTGCCGTACGGGTGCTGGTCGACCTGAAAGCCAGCCAGGCGCTGGGTATCCATTTCGGTACGTTTCAGCAGGGCGACGACGGATTACTGGAACCCGCCCAGGACCTACAGAAGGCCCTGGAAGTACTGCACGTGCGGCCCGACCGGTTCCTGGTGCCCACGGAAGGAAAGCCAATGGTTTTCAAATAACGATAACCGGCTCAACGTCTCTGTATTCCAACCGCTGGCGTACCCCGCTTCTCACACAACTTCTTCGTTCAATTATCCACAATCCCAGCTGGTTGCTTACTTTTGCGGTATGGAAAAACCCGGTATGGAAATACTGAAAAGTGATCGGCTTACACATCTGAAATACGATATCCGGGGGCCGGTCTACGAAAAAGCCCTCGAACTCGAGAGCCAGGGCTATAAAATTATAAGTCTGAACATCGGCAATCCGGCCACCTTCGGCTTCGACGCGCCCGATGAAATTGTCCACGATATTATCCTGAACATCCGCAATGCGCAGGGCTATGCCGACTCGCGGGGGCTGTTTGCCGCCCGTAAGGCGGTTATGCACCACACGCAGAATATTGGTCTGCCGGGTGTGACCATCAATGATATATACATTGGCAACGGGGTGAGTGAACTCATCATGCTGTCCATGCAGGCGCTGCTGAACGAGGGGGACGAAGTGCTCATCCCGTCGCCCGATTATCCGCTCTGGACGGCGTCAGTGGCCTTTTGCGGGGGCAAACCCGTTCACTACGTATGCGACGAGGCCGACAACTGGAACCCCGATCTGGCCGACATGGAGCGCAAGATCACCCCCCGTACGCGGGCCATTGTGGTTATCAACCCAAACAACCCGACGGGTGCCGTCTACAAAAAATCGGTTTTAGAGGGGATTGCCCAGCTGGCTGAGCGCCACAAGCTTATCGTGTTCTCCGACGAGATATACGACCGGATTTTATACGATGGTGCCGTGCATTACCCCATTGCGAAGATGGTCCACGATACGCTTTGCATTACCATGGGAGGCTTATCGAAAAACTACCGGGCGGCTGGTTTCCGGGGTGGCTGGCTGATTCTGAGTGGCGCGCGGCACCGCGCCAAATCCTACATCGAAGGGCTTACCCTGCTGGCCTCTATGCGGCTTTGCGCCAACGTACCCACTCAGTATGCCATTCAAACGGCACTTGGCGGTTACCAGAGTATCAACGATCTGGTCATTCCAGCAGGACGGCTGTATAAGCAGATTATGCTGGCCTACGAGCGCATGATTGCCATCCCCGGCATTACCTGTAACAAGCCTAGTGGAGCGCTGTACATTTTCCCGAAAATCGACCTGACGCAGTTTCGCCTGGCCGATGACGATGAGTTTGTGCTCAATCTGCTCATTGAACAGAAAGTACTGGTCGTGGCCGGCAGTGGGTTTAACTACACCACCAACGACCACTTCCGTATCGTCTGCCTGCCCACCGTCGATGAACTGACGGTGGCCCTGGACCGCATTGAAGCCTTTCTGGAAAGTCGCCGGATTCAGCAACCCGAACTGGCAGAACTGGTGCCGTAGCCTGAGCGATCAGCACATCATCTTATCGACCCGACGCTGGTGTCGTCCACCCTCAAAGGCTGTTGTCAGAAACAGGTGGACGGATCGCAGCGCATCATCGAGCGAAATAAACCGCTCGGGCAGGCACAGTACGTTCGCGTCGTTGTGCTGGCGGGTAAGCTCCGCTACGGCGGGCTGCCAGACGAGGGCCGCCCGGATGCCCTGGTGTTTATTCGCCGTCATGGATACACCCTCGCCACTGCCACAAACCAGCACACCCCGGTCGGCCTGTCCGCTTTCAACCGCCAGCGCGACGGGGTGAGCAAAATCAGCATAGTCGGCTGAATCTGCCGAGTGGGTACCGTAATCAGTAATGGTATAGCCGTTTGCTTCCAGCCAGGTCTTAATGTGTTCTTTGTAGGCAAAACCGGCGTGGTCCGCGCCGATGGCGATGTGATGGGGCATAATAGACTGCAAAAAAATCAGAAACGTTTTCGCAAAATTATTCGTTAATTGATTCCGCCCCGAGAAAAGTTCTGAATAGTATGGCTGATTTTCGGAATAATAACCCCGGTTTGGCGGTCCCAGTTGTCATAAACCAAGTGAGTACCTAGCGCGCCCACTTCCTTTTTCACCCAGTAGCATGGAATCAACAAAAGAGAATTTGCAACGCTCTGAAACGCAGAGCACAGAACGTATTGCCCAGGATTTACCCAAGCGCGACGAATTACTCCTAACCCCCGACGAACAACGTATCAAAGACGCTTTTCAGGACCATAACTGGAATGAAATCAAGACGGCCGATTCATGGGTAATTTTTAAAGTGATGGCCGAGTTTGTCGAAGGCTTCGACAAACTGGCTAAAATAGGCCCCTGCGTGTCGGTATTCGGATCGGCCCGCACCAAGCCTGACAACCCGTATTATAAAATGACCGAAGAGATTGCTGCCAAACTCGTGCGGCACGGCTACGGCGTCATTACGGGGGGCGGCCCAGGTATTATGGAAGCGGGCAACAAAGGTGCCTTTGAACAAGGCGGTAAATCGGTTGGGTTGAACATTGTGCTGCCGTTTGAACAGCACAGTAACATTTACATCGACCCCGACAAGAGCATCAACTTCGACTTCTTCTTTGTCCGGAAGGTAATGTTCGTCAAATACGCGCAGGGCTTTGTGGTTATGCCCGGCGGTATGGGTACGCTCGATGAGCTATTCGAAGCTATTACGTTGATCCAGACCCGGAAGATTGCCCGTTTCCCGATCGTGCTGGTCGGGCGTTCGTACTGGCAGGGACTGATCGACTGGATTACCGACGTCATGCTGGGTCAGGAGCACAACATCAACCCTGAGGATATGAAGCTGATCAGTATCGTTGACACCCCAACCGAAGCGGTTAAGGTGATTGATGATTTCTACAGCAAATACCTCTTGAAGCCTAACTTCTAAACGGGTCCGGTCTTTTGGTCTGGTTAAAGCGCGAGACCTTACCACATAAGCATACGCTTACACCGTTACGTGATAGTCACTCGAACAGTATTCAGCCGGGCCGGAAGCCCGGCTTTACGTTTAGAAAGGGGTTTCCTGACTCGGATCGGCATTGCCGAAGTTGGAAAGGTTGTTGGCTTTGCTCTTGAAGACACTGCCCGCTGAGGGAGGAGCCCCCGCATCACCAGCCCGGTCAAAGCTGCTGAGACCGTTAACGTCGGGAGCAAAGCCCTGCGTGGGTACGGGTTCGAAATAAGAGTCCAGGTCGCAGAACTTGGTGAACTTGTTGATGAACCGAAGCTGGATCGTGTCCAGCGCACCACTACGGTTTTTAGCAATGATTACTTCGCCGACGCCCAGCGTCGAGTTTCCGTTTTCATCCTGCGTAATGTTGTAGTATTCAGGGCGGTAGAGGAAGCAGACCATGTCAGCATCCTGCTCAATCGATCCCGATTCCCGCAAGTCGGATAGCTGTGGTTTTTTGTCGCCACCCCGGGTTTCAACGGCCCGGCTCAACTGCGACAGGGCAATGACCGGTACGTTCAGTTCTTTGGCCAGGTTTTTCAGGGCCCGTGAAATCGACGCAATTTCCTGCTCGCGGTTACCCCCCGCGCGGCCACCCGAGGTGTCGCCCGACATGAGCTGGAGGTAGTCAATAACCACCATCTGGATGTCGTGTTGCGCCTTCAGACGGCGGCATTTGGCCCGCAGTTCCAAGATGGAAAGAGCGGGCGTGTCGTCGATAAAAATGGGAGCCTCGGTGAGCCGCTGTATCTTGTGGTGCAACTGGGTCCACTCGTGGGGGGCCAGCGTACCTTTCCGGATTTTCTCGGAGTCGATCTCGGCTTCGGCCGAGATAAGCCGGTTTACCAGCTGTACCGACGACATCTCCAGCGAGAAGATAGCGACGGGTTTCCCATGGTCGACGGCTGCGTTGCGGAGCGCACTGACCACAAACGCGGTTTTACCCATGGCCGGCCGGGCCGCCAGGATGATCAATTCGGTAGGCTGCCAGCCCGAGGTGACCCGGTCGAGGTTGGTAAAGCCGGAGGGTACTCCCGTTAATCCTTCCTGATTTTTCTTGGTCTCCAGCTCATTCAGCGCCATCCGCACGATGGTACTCATGTCGGCGTAGTTCTTCTTGATGTTCGATTCCGAAATCTTGAAGAGCGACTGTTCCGTGCGGTCGAGGAGTTCGAAAACGTCGGTGGTGTCTTCGTAGGCATCGCGCAGGATCGTGGACGACATGGCGATGAGCGCCCGTTTGAGTGCCTGCTCGGATACAATCCGGGCGTGGTACTCGATGTTGGCGGCCGAGTTAACCCGGAACGTAAGCTCCGAGACGAAGCCACCGCCACCTACCAATTCAATTTCACCCGTTTTGCGGAGCTGCTGCGTAACGGTCAGCAGGTCGATGGGGTCCGAGTTGCCGAACAGCGTCAGGATCGCATTGTAGATCCGCTGGTGGGCTTCCTTGTAGAACGTTTCAGGCTTCAGAATGTCGACAACCGACGAGAGGGCATCTTTTTCGATCATCAGCGCGCCCAATACCGCTTCTTCGAGATCGAGCGCCTGGGGGGGAAGCTTGCCAAGGCCCGTGTCGAGCCAGTGATTACCTGCCTGCTGGCGCCCACCGGCAAATGCTGACGGTTTGCGAAGATGTTGATTGGGTCGTGCGTTGTTCTCCATGTCTTAACGTACTGCAAGTTTACGCATTCCCTGCCCCATAAGGCAAGCCGTAACCGGACGACGTATAGCGATTAACTAGTTTACCAGGTCGTAACATTCTGGTAATGTTGAGCCTAGGACTCCGAAAATAAATTGCTTTTTTTGAGCAACGGTCGGGCACTGGTAAGGCGTACATAGTCTGGAGAGGTATAGAAGT is a window from the Spirosoma rigui genome containing:
- a CDS encoding response regulator; its protein translation is MPKPISCILLIDDDPDDNFFHRIVIEESGLCSTVRVAENGRDALAYLTGTDQAEYVRPDVIFLDINMPGMNGFEFLVQYQKLTEDQKSRLVLLMLTTSLSITDQQQAALSGEVAGYYTKPLTTAIIAEIVEKHFG
- a CDS encoding sensor histidine kinase — translated: MNQLLDFLRRLTDTSDWPPRWYCGNWTDFHGWLYIVSDLTIWLAYMAIPLILIRFVILKKGVPLPSVFILFGAFILLCGATHLVDALMFWWPAYRFNALIRFLTGVVSVATVVALIRYFKEAVGLRTSREFERELLFRQQAVQELSRSNQELQQFAYVASHDLQSPLKTIVNYLTLLESRYGHQLDPDGHKLIDTSTAAAGRMRTLINDLLDFSRVGSVAEFEPVDLNSLIAEIIEEHQDDIRSANATLDIGPLPTLTAHRTDLKQVFQNLITNGLKYRRPDVDTRLRISATDLGAQYQFSVADNGIGIEPQYYERVFQIFQRLHGRGHYPGTGIGLATCKKVIDIYGGKIWVASEPNVGSTFYLTIPKKIKTVQHYAETDQLHPVN
- a CDS encoding methylated-DNA--[protein]-cysteine S-methyltransferase, with product MTICLPSPVGLVRITGTETGVTAITCLNEPDPAVAHAGPVADPVQRAFDQLADYFAGTRQVFDFPLAPVGTTFQQSVWKALLTIPFGTTLSYRTLARQLGDEKAIRAVAAANGRNPLAIVIPCHRVIGSDGSLTGYAGGLWRKQWLLEHEDALPGYKTGQMRLF
- the rpiB gene encoding ribose 5-phosphate isomerase B; protein product: MPHHIAIGADHAGFAYKEHIKTWLEANGYTITDYGTHSADSADYADFAHPVALAVESGQADRGVLVCGSGEGVSMTANKHQGIRAALVWQPAVAELTRQHNDANVLCLPERFISLDDALRSVHLFLTTAFEGGRHQRRVDKMMC
- the dnaB gene encoding replicative DNA helicase: MENNARPNQHLRKPSAFAGGRQQAGNHWLDTGLGKLPPQALDLEEAVLGALMIEKDALSSVVDILKPETFYKEAHQRIYNAILTLFGNSDPIDLLTVTQQLRKTGEIELVGGGGFVSELTFRVNSAANIEYHARIVSEQALKRALIAMSSTILRDAYEDTTDVFELLDRTEQSLFKISESNIKKNYADMSTIVRMALNELETKKNQEGLTGVPSGFTNLDRVTSGWQPTELIILAARPAMGKTAFVVSALRNAAVDHGKPVAIFSLEMSSVQLVNRLISAEAEIDSEKIRKGTLAPHEWTQLHHKIQRLTEAPIFIDDTPALSILELRAKCRRLKAQHDIQMVVIDYLQLMSGDTSGGRAGGNREQEIASISRALKNLAKELNVPVIALSQLSRAVETRGGDKKPQLSDLRESGSIEQDADMVCFLYRPEYYNITQDENGNSTLGVGEVIIAKNRSGALDTIQLRFINKFTKFCDLDSYFEPVPTQGFAPDVNGLSSFDRAGDAGAPPSAGSVFKSKANNLSNFGNADPSQETPF
- a CDS encoding LOG family protein, with amino-acid sequence MESTKENLQRSETQSTERIAQDLPKRDELLLTPDEQRIKDAFQDHNWNEIKTADSWVIFKVMAEFVEGFDKLAKIGPCVSVFGSARTKPDNPYYKMTEEIAAKLVRHGYGVITGGGPGIMEAGNKGAFEQGGKSVGLNIVLPFEQHSNIYIDPDKSINFDFFFVRKVMFVKYAQGFVVMPGGMGTLDELFEAITLIQTRKIARFPIVLVGRSYWQGLIDWITDVMLGQEHNINPEDMKLISIVDTPTEAVKVIDDFYSKYLLKPNF
- a CDS encoding MBL fold metallo-hydrolase, with the translated sequence MSFSLRLLLFAGSVLLVNACAPRYHGPVTNHFTGKKFINPGSTERTSGSVLEWLLHRDKGPWPEQPDAYVGAKPAKRVEGDSLVVTFVNHSTFLIQTNGLNILTDPVWSDRVGPTSWLGVKRRRPPGLRFADLPPIDVVLLSHCHYDHLDLPTLRQLVKATDPLFVTPLGVSYLVKRAGGRVTRELDWNDTLRINDKLRLTCTEARHFSNRGLGDRDKTLWAGYLLHMSYGTLYFCGDSGYGAHFSRIGEQARQSSSGPIKLALLPIGSYRPEWFMAPVHVSPASAVRVLVDLKASQALGIHFGTFQQGDDGLLEPAQDLQKALEVLHVRPDRFLVPTEGKPMVFK
- a CDS encoding pyridoxal phosphate-dependent aminotransferase, encoding MEILKSDRLTHLKYDIRGPVYEKALELESQGYKIISLNIGNPATFGFDAPDEIVHDIILNIRNAQGYADSRGLFAARKAVMHHTQNIGLPGVTINDIYIGNGVSELIMLSMQALLNEGDEVLIPSPDYPLWTASVAFCGGKPVHYVCDEADNWNPDLADMERKITPRTRAIVVINPNNPTGAVYKKSVLEGIAQLAERHKLIVFSDEIYDRILYDGAVHYPIAKMVHDTLCITMGGLSKNYRAAGFRGGWLILSGARHRAKSYIEGLTLLASMRLCANVPTQYAIQTALGGYQSINDLVIPAGRLYKQIMLAYERMIAIPGITCNKPSGALYIFPKIDLTQFRLADDDEFVLNLLIEQKVLVVAGSGFNYTTNDHFRIVCLPTVDELTVALDRIEAFLESRRIQQPELAELVP